The Brassica napus cultivar Da-Ae unplaced genomic scaffold, Da-Ae ScsIHWf_945;HRSCAF=1337, whole genome shotgun sequence genome contains a region encoding:
- the LOC125606717 gene encoding non-specific lipid transfer protein GPI-anchored 15-like: protein MGYTSIYAITFVALVGALLGVSKAQPSGSCVSTLTTLSPCLGYITGNSTTPSQTCCSQLDSVIKSSPQCICSAVNSPIPNIGLNINRTQALQLPKACNIQAPPLSQCNVATGPTTPLGALSPVESPADKNPGVALTPTSSPGARSGVVVGARGGSKTIPSTGAGSSSGSVDRVPPRLFMYAIFVVWTYSLLYQF from the exons ATGGGGTATACAAGTATCTACGCGATCACATTTGTAGCCCTCGTGGGGGCTCTACTGGGCGTATCAAAAGCACAGCCGAGCGGGTCATGCGTGAGCACACTAACCACCCTTTCTCCGTGCCTAGGCTATATCACCGGAAACTCAACCACTCCCTCACAGACTTGCTGCTCTCAGCTCGACTCTGTCATCAAATCTTCGCCGCAGTGCATCTGCTCTGCCGTCAACAGTCCGATCCCTAACATCGGCCTTAACATTAATCGCACACAGGCCTTGCAGCTCCCAAAGGCCTGCAACATTCAGGCGCCTCCTCTCTCACAATGCAATG TGGCCACTGGGCCGACAACACCTCTTGGCGCACTTTCACCGGTGGAGTCACCGGCGGACAAGAACCCTGGCGTGGCACTAACCCCAACCTCATCACCAGGTGCTCGTTCAG GAGTCGTAGTCGGAGCCAGAGGTGGTTCCAAGACTATTCCTTCCACTGGAGCTGGCTCATCCTCTGGGAGCGTCGACCGTGTGCCACCACGTTTGTTCATGTATGCTATATTTGTAGTTTGGACCTACTCTCTTCTTTATCAGTTCTGA
- the LOC111210581 gene encoding heavy metal-associated isoprenylated plant protein 42-like, with product MANTTQPARSCVLRVGIKCCKGCQTNAKRKLLSVSGVSAVEYNAEQGLLRVSGDPNPAKLLRKLAKWDKNAELVSLPGEVSAPAPRTPQLYQTKRMGKRTTKCFLLRCFGTKEKVEPYGVAGDENGSATPFINTVAPPMVYPPPQPTPGFATPIPYPPPCFGANQPPYTYTSGGMYQSPPPTFQLRKTQFPQMVNYPHH from the exons ATGGCAAACACAACTCAACCTGCCAGA AGTTGCGTTCTGAGAGTTGGAATCAAGTGCTGCAAAGGTTGCCAGACAAATGCAAAGAGAAAGTTACTCAGTGTTTCTG GGGTGAGTGCAGTTGAGTATAACGCAGAACAAGGGCTCCTAAGAGTCTCAGGTGACCCCAACCCAGCTAAGCTGCTTCGCAAGCTTGCCAAATGGGACAAAAACGCAGAGCTTGTCTCTCTTCCTGGTGAAGTCTCTGCCCCCGCTCCTAGAACCCCTCAACTTTACCAGACCAAGAGGATGGGGAAGAGGACAACAAAGTGTTTTCTTCTGAGGTGTTTCGGGACTAAGGAAAAGGTTGAGCCTTATGGAGTAGCAGGGGATGAAAACGGCAGCGCAACGCCCTTCATCAACACTGTTGCGCCTCCAATGGTGTATCCTCCTCCTCAACCAACGCCTGGCTTCGCGACACCCATACCATACCCTCCTCCCTGTTTTGGGGCAAACCAACCACCATACACATACACTTCTGGTGGTATGTACCAGTCACCTCCACCAACTTTCCAGTTAAGAAAGACGCAGTTTCCACAGATGGTCAACTACCCGCACCACTGA
- the LOC125606718 gene encoding uncharacterized protein LOC125606718 isoform X1, producing the protein MAKNSESSSKNQETKKESRVCEKIFRAMTSPVRTVRRLSTKPSPKHNQAEPVRVKFSETSTQAAKPISKMEPLITRVETKLKTDERFTDYIKKAKLKIRAVTNPGDMMRNDASKTSEAEARDHRRQCHVPTASVSREGSSGRSSDHFSEYIRKAKMKLRSSTVARANPTYKD; encoded by the exons ATGGCAAAGAACTCAGAGAG TAGCAGCAAGAACCAGGAGACGAAGAAAGAAAGCAGAGTGTGTGAGAAGATTTTCAGAGCAATGACGAGTCCTGTTCGAACTGTTCGCCGCCTTTCCACCAAACCTTCACCGAAGCACAACCAAGCGGAGCCTGTCCGCGTCAAGTTCTCTGAGACGTCGACTCAGGCAGCCAAACCCATTTCAAAGATGGAGCCGCTGATCACTCGAGTGGAGACGAAGCTGAAAACGGACGAGAGGTTCACTGATTATATAAAGAAAgccaaactgaagatcagggcAGTGACGAATCCGGGTGACATGATGAGGAACGATGCGTCGAAGACAAGTGAAGCAGAGGCACGTGATCATCGTCGTCAGTGCCATGTCCCTACCGCTAGTGTCTCGAGAGAGGGTAGCAGTGGAAGGTCATCAGATCATTTCTCCGAGTACATAAGGAAGGCGAAGATGAAGCTCAGATCTTCCACCGTCGCTCGTGCGAACCCAACTTACAAGGATTGA
- the LOC125606716 gene encoding uncharacterized protein LOC125606716 gives MGICARGLCDSRRLLSLCVFAPRGLCASRVFVHRGLCASGSLRFPGSFAPLGLCASGSLRFRGLCASRRLCASGSLRLGLFALPGSLRLGVFAPRGLCASRGLCASGSLRLPGFRVSGFGFRGLCASRGLCARGLCASPGFGFRVSGSCASRGLCARGLCASPGFGFRVFGFRVFALPGVFAPRVFAPPPVSGFGFR, from the coding sequence ATGGGTATTTGCGCCCGGGGTCTTTGCGATTCCCGGCGTCTTTTGAGCCTCTGCGTCTTTGCGCCTCGGGGTCTTTGCGCCTCCCGGGTCTTTGTCCATCGGGGTCTTTGCGCCTCGGGGTCTTTGCGCTTCCCGGGGTCTTTTGCGCCTCTGGGTCTTTGCGCCTCGGGGTCTTTGCGCTTCCGGGGTCTTTGCGCCTCCCGGCGTCTTTGCGCCTCGGGGTCTTTGCGCCTCGGCCTCTTTGCGCTTCCCGGGTCTTTGCGCCTCGGGGTCTTTGCGCCTCGGGGTCTTTGCGCTTCCCGGGGTCTTTGCGCCTCGGGGTCTTTGCGCCTCcccgggtttcgggtttcgggtttcgggtttcggggtctTTGCGCTTCCCGGGGTCTTTGCGCTCGGGGTCTTTGCGCCTCcccgggtttcgggtttcgggtttcggggtctTGCGCTTCCCGGGGTCTTTGCGCTCGGGGTCTTTGCGCCTCcccgggtttcgggtttcgggttttcggtttTCGGGTCTTTGCGCTTCCCGGGGTCTTTGCGCCTCGGGTCTTTGCGCCTCCCccggtttcgggtttcgggtttcgg
- the LOC125606718 gene encoding uncharacterized protein LOC125606718 isoform X2: MTSPVRTVRRLSTKPSPKHNQAEPVRVKFSETSTQAAKPISKMEPLITRVETKLKTDERFTDYIKKAKLKIRAVTNPGDMMRNDASKTSEAEARDHRRQCHVPTASVSREGSSGRSSDHFSEYIRKAKMKLRSSTVARANPTYKD, encoded by the coding sequence ATGACGAGTCCTGTTCGAACTGTTCGCCGCCTTTCCACCAAACCTTCACCGAAGCACAACCAAGCGGAGCCTGTCCGCGTCAAGTTCTCTGAGACGTCGACTCAGGCAGCCAAACCCATTTCAAAGATGGAGCCGCTGATCACTCGAGTGGAGACGAAGCTGAAAACGGACGAGAGGTTCACTGATTATATAAAGAAAgccaaactgaagatcagggcAGTGACGAATCCGGGTGACATGATGAGGAACGATGCGTCGAAGACAAGTGAAGCAGAGGCACGTGATCATCGTCGTCAGTGCCATGTCCCTACCGCTAGTGTCTCGAGAGAGGGTAGCAGTGGAAGGTCATCAGATCATTTCTCCGAGTACATAAGGAAGGCGAAGATGAAGCTCAGATCTTCCACCGTCGCTCGTGCGAACCCAACTTACAAGGATTGA
- the LOC106426025 gene encoding probable glutathione peroxidase 4: MGASVSVPERSVHEFTVKDSSGKDVNLSIYQGKVLLLVNVASKCGFTESNYTQLTELYRKYKDQGFEILAFPCNQFLYQEPGTSQDAHDFACTRFQAEYPVFQKVRVNGQNAAPLYKFLKASKPTFLGSRIKWNFTKFLVSKDGIVIDRYGTMVTPLSIEKDIKKALEKA; the protein is encoded by the exons ATGGGTGCTTCTGTTTCGGTTCCCGAGAGATCCGTCCATGAATTCACCGTCAAG GATAGCTCCGGCAAGGACGTCAATTTGAGCATATACCAAGGGAAAGTCCTTCTCCTTGTCAATGTCGCTTCCAAATG CGGGTTCACCGAATCCAATTATACCCAGCTCACCGAACTTTACCGGAAATACAAGGACCAAG GGTTTGAGATCTTGGCATTCCCTTGTAACCAGTTTCTTTACCAGGAGCCCGGCACGAGTCAAGACGCTCATGATTTTGCTTGTACACGGTTTCAGGCCGAATACCCTGTTTTCCAAAAG GTACGGGTAAACGGCCAAAACGCGGCACCACTCTACAAGTTCCTTAAGGCAAGTAAACCCACTTTTTTGGGGTCAAGAATTAAGTGGAACTTCACCAAATTCTTGGTCAGCAAAGATGGCATAGTGATTGATCGTTATGGCACGATGGTTACACCTCTGTCCATCGAG AAAGACATCAAGAAAGCTCTGGAAAAGGCTTGA
- the LOC111205565 gene encoding non-specific lipid transfer protein GPI-anchored 16-like, which translates to MEGITLIIVIMSSLILGGKGQQIISTPCTSSMISTFTPCLNFITGSSGGSVTPTAGCCDSLKSLTSTGMNCACLILTANVPLPTGFINRTLSLALPRACKMTGVPVQCQAAGTPLPAPGPVPFLLAPPPPMSAFSPGSSKAAATAPGLAPDAPLDGPMGPTATPGIRPVVQPLQPTSLAQYSTSPFLPLLFFLFTLLTLLNL; encoded by the exons ATGGAAGGCATAACATTGATAATAGTGATAATGTCAAGCTTAATATTGGGAGGGAAAGGTCAGCAGATAATTAGCACGCCATGCACCTCCTCCATGATCTCTACCTTCACTCCATGTCTCAACTTCATAACCGGGAGCAGCGGCGGCTCCGTCACTCCCACCGCCGGCTGCTGCGACTCCTTAAAGTCGTTGACCAGCACCGGCATGAACTGTGCTTGCCTCATTCTCACTGCTAATGTCCCGCTGCCTACTGGCTTCATCAATCGGACTCTCTCGCTTGCTCTCCCTCGTGCCTGCAAAATGACCGGTGTACCTGTTCAGTGTCAAG CGGCGGGAACACCTCTGCCAGCGCCag GTCCAGTGCCATTTTTGCTGGCCCCACCACCGCCTATGTCTGCTTTTAGCCCCGGAT CATCTAAGGCGGCGGCGACAGCTCCTGGGCTGGCACCGGATGCTCCCTTGGATGGACCGATGGGCCCCACAGCCACACCAGGAATTCGACCGGTGGTTCAGCCCTTGCAACCCACTAGCCTCGCTCAATATTCTACCTCTCCTTTTCTTCCCttgcttttctttctcttcactCTTCTCACCTTGTTGAATTTGTGA